The Lentisphaera araneosa HTCC2155 DNA window CAAATAAAGGGGGTAAGAGCTGATGTCATCAAAAATGCCCTAGAACATTATGAACCTAACGGGCCACCAAGTTCTATAAAATCATCTCCTAATCTGATAACGGTAAAAGAAGCAGCAAAAAGACTGAGTGTCAGTGAACGTTTTATCTATACGTTGATCGATCAAGGTTCTCTTCGCCGCATTAAGATCAATCGTGCATGTCGGTTATTAGAGTCCGATATCTCCTTACTGATTGAACAGAGATTAATTCAAGGAGGTGATGAATAAGTCAACAAAATAATGAAAAAACTAATCAAATAGAACCAACA harbors:
- a CDS encoding helix-turn-helix domain-containing protein, with protein sequence MDTSNISDDSLTAIALILKDQIKGVRADVIKNALEHYEPNGPPSSIKSSPNLITVKEAAKRLSVSERFIYTLIDQGSLRRIKINRACRLLESDISLLIEQRLIQGGDE